The Saccharomyces mikatae IFO 1815 strain IFO1815 genome assembly, chromosome: 2 sequence CTTTCCCAGCGAACGCCTCCACTCGCCTCCTTCTTTCCCTTCCATAGCTCTCGCAGTACTCTCACACACCTCTCCTCCCCTTTAGCAAACCTGCATGCATTCATATTCCGCAGAAAAAGCTCCTTCCATCTATGGGAAAACAGCGCTAAAtaaacaaggaaaaaaatgtagtAAAACAAACGCTAGTACGTTAGCAACTCGACGCACCTTTCGCGATTAACTTCACACACACTTTCTCCGCCACCCGGGAGACTACAAAAGGAAATGTAGCAACATCGGCCGATTTTTGGGAGATAAGCAAGcttatcctattacatcAAGAAAAGTATCAAAAAACACTTTTTCCTGCAAACCAAAAACCATAACGAAGTCAGAAAACTCCCCTCCGCAGCACCCCAGAAGAAGGAAATGCGTGTAAAGAACCACAACCTGCGCATCTTGTCCATACAGGCGTCGCGCTTACCACACATGTTTCCTCCCTCAAATATTGTAACACAGCGTCTCCccattaaaaaagaaaaaacaaaatccACTTGGAATATAAACAGTCCGGTAAGACAGGGAAGAGTGCGGCAAAAACACAGTGAAAGTACAGaaggcaaaaaaagaaaaaaatagaaaacaaccggaaaaatggaaacaaTAACCACACGTCACTACCATCCCAAAAACCAATTTCAGAAACCATCATAGAAACGCCCTATGAAGAAACCATAAGCGAAGGAAAATAGCAGCATAGAGTACTGAAGCTTGACATTAGCGGGAAACAGCTCACTTAAAAAATCTCTTTCCAttcatttattatttgaGTGTGCCAAAAAATGTGTATTGTAACAAATTAAAGGTAATGAGCCTCATTGAGGTCATTTCAGTTGTTACACTGAAAAGAACAGATACTACACTTGATCTAAGCCAAAAGGCAAAGAGATTCGTGGggatttaaaaaaaaaacaagtaaaataaaataaatgtTAGATAGAAGAAGTGAATAAACCAAGTCATCGGTGTAAGATCGGAAATGCAAGAGCCCTTTTTATATGTTTTCACCGAGTGAACCATCGGAAacggaaaaaaagaatgaaaaaaaaagaaatgaaaatatcgTCATTAGTTATTGTTTTGCCACCCACACCCATAAACTTTACGATTGTTGTGGGACAAACCCTCTATATCGTCATACACGTGGCAAAGCAGGCTTGTCGTATCTCGGCGGTTAAAAAGGATAAAACTCTACATATATAATGAAGTGCTAAACTGAAAACACATTTGCCTATGGAGCGCCGCCATCTTGCTGTTGCAGTTGCTGAGCAAGCTGTTGACGGCGCAACTCTTTGTACCTTTCGTCCTCTGCAGAACCAACCCGATGCAGAAAATCCTGGCGCGCCAGGAACCCGTCCTTATTGTGCAACACCAGCTCATCGTTAAGCCCAGCACGGTCTACATAACTAGCCCAGTCCAGTTGAGACTTCTCCAGCGTTGTTAGTTTGGGTCGCAGTCCACCAgaaataattctttccAACAGGGGCGGCCTTTTCAGTGGCCGCCGTAAGTGTTTCCGACTCTCACTGAAATCACTCTCGACTGCATTATCCTGTCGAACAGGGGCTGCAGGCGCTGCAGGCGCCTGTTGTTTGAACTTCAAACTATTCAGGTATTCCTGACCCTCCGCGCTGCTACGCACAACCCACTTTCTTTCGTGCACCGTTTCACCGGCAAACTTGTAGTTTCTATCGATGAGGATCTTGTCCTCCTCTTGTGCGACCGCCGTCGGCTCAGATTCTTTAGAGCTGCTTAGAACAGAAGCGACCTTTCCAGAACTACTTGATAGACGGGCAAGACTTACCTGCTGCAACTCTTCCCAAATACTATTGACTTTTGCGGGAATGGATTCAACGGCAAGTGATTCGTACTTGTGTGTCTTCGCATACTCTTCCTCAGCTTGCCGAGCCCTTCTAGTTTTGATCAGGCCACCGCTCTCGCTTTCTATATGTGAATAGTCCACTTTATGTTTGCTAGTGTCTTTGCCTTCATCgtcgtcatcgtcatcaccatcatcgCTAACGTCGCctatattctctttttctggCTGGAAGTCCTCGTCGTCCTCCTCTCTGTAgttatcttcttctttctcctCTTCAAGctccttttctttctcttctttgttgaGCATAGCCTTTGTTCCTACGTGTGACACTTTTCGGTTGCTGGCCTTCCTTTCTTGAAGTGTTTGCTAAGTTCCTGCTTAGTTAtcggtttttttttttgttcatatTTTCGCTCTTTTAtccactttctttttgtctttCCCCGATATGGTACTTACACGAAATAATATgatacaaaagaaaacacgCATGTACTTGTTAACGATAAATACACACCTAGTCATTAGCCGCACCCGTAATCGTTTTCATATTCGTATTATCTTTAATTACCTTCACTTTAACAATTCCAATTGTCAAACACGTAATAAAACAATATCTTCGCAACACTCTTCCACCCAATTATGTCCACAGAGGCTACAAAACCACCGCTCACTACTACACCAGCTACTGTACTCGTTTATCCTAACGCTCTCAAGCGGAAGAAGGGTGACGACACTAGTGAGGAGcaagtggaagctgaaatcAAACGAGTGGCCCTCGAAGATGCAGAGGGCGAGGAAAATTCTGACAACGAACAGTATTCCCCTGATAATGTCCCCTCCCACGTGCACTTACGAATGCTATGCCTTGTAAAACACGCTTCACTGATAGTGGGACACAAGGGCGCTACCATATCTAGAATTAAATCAGAAACCTCTGCTAGAATAAACGTGTCAAATAACATTAGAGGTGTTCCTGAAAGAATTATATACGTGAGGGGTACCTGCGATGATGTGGCCAAGGCATACGGCATGATAGTGAGAGCACTACTCGAAGAACATGGAAACGAAGAGGATGGGGAAGACATCGAGGTTTCCATCAATCTTTTGATTCCTCATTATCTCATGGGTTGTATCATTGGTAAACGCGGATCCCGATTAAGAGAAATTGAGGATTTAAGTGCAGCAAAATTATTTGCATCTCCGAACCAATTGCTTCTGTCTAATGATAGGATATTGACTATCAATGGGGTGCCAGATGCTATTCATATCGCCACATTTTATGTCGGTCAAACTTTATTGAACTTTCAGCTGGAGTCACCACAGAAGAAAGCGAAAAGGTCTATATTTTATCAGCCCACCCAGTTCAACTCGGTGTTAATAAGTCATAGCCAGTCGAACGCTATCCCTCATGAAAGAAACCATCAATATCATCCAAACGATAAGCTACTTTCCTATAGGCCTAGCAAAAAGCTGCCAGTATCGTCCACCTTTTTGAGTATGGCTCCTCCGCAGTATACCACCGCTAGCGTAGCAAACGCGACGACATTTCAGCCAAATTTCGTTATTCCCAACGTAACAATCTTGGATGGGCCCATCATCAATCCAGGACACAGCAACCATTTGTTTATGAACCTTGTACAGcaagatatatatataaatgagAATTATGTCGGAAACGTCATTGGTAAGGATGGCAAACATATAAATTCGGTCAAGGAATCCACAGGTTGTTCTATCATTATACAAAATCCAGTAGAGGGGTTcttggaaagaaaacttaCAATAAGGGGAACATTTATGGCTTCTCAAGCTGCTATTATGTTGATTAGcaataaaattgaaattgatAGAGTAAATGCGGAACGTATAAGAAGGTCACCTCTCTAAAGGGATTGCTAATCTAGGCGAGGGGGCACGTTGAAAAATgcaaatacaaaaaataatgaagcagaaaaaCAAGGTAATAAATCAGATGAGTATAGGTACATAGAAAATTATAAGAATACGTACGCGAaattactttttctttgtaatGAATTGA is a genomic window containing:
- the SWC5 gene encoding Swc5p (similar to Saccharomyces cerevisiae SWC5 (YBR231C); ancestral locus Anc_6.138); this translates as MLNKEEKEKELEEEKEEDNYREEDDEDFQPEKENIGDVSDDGDDDDDDEGKDTSKHKVDYSHIESESGGLIKTRRARQAEEEYAKTHKYESLAVESIPAKVNSIWEELQQVSLARLSSSSGKVASVLSSSKESEPTAVAQEEDKILIDRNYKFAGETVHERKWVVRSSAEGQEYLNSLKFKQQAPAAPAAPVRQDNAVESDFSESRKHLRRPLKRPPLLERIISGGLRPKLTTLEKSQLDWASYVDRAGLNDELVLHNKDGFLARQDFLHRVGSAEDERYKELRRQQLAQQLQQQDGGAP
- the PBP2 gene encoding telomere maintenance protein PBP2 (similar to Saccharomyces cerevisiae PBP2 (YBR233W); ancestral locus Anc_6.139), which encodes MSTEATKPPLTTTPATVLVYPNALKRKKGDDTSEEQVEAEIKRVALEDAEGEENSDNEQYSPDNVPSHVHLRMLCLVKHASLIVGHKGATISRIKSETSARINVSNNIRGVPERIIYVRGTCDDVAKAYGMIVRALLEEHGNEEDGEDIEVSINLLIPHYLMGCIIGKRGSRLREIEDLSAAKLFASPNQLLLSNDRILTINGVPDAIHIATFYVGQTLLNFQLESPQKKAKRSIFYQPTQFNSVLISHSQSNAIPHERNHQYHPNDKLLSYRPSKKLPVSSTFLSMAPPQYTTASVANATTFQPNFVIPNVTILDGPIINPGHSNHLFMNLVQQDIYINENYVGNVIGKDGKHINSVKESTGCSIIIQNPVEGFLERKLTIRGTFMASQAAIMLISNKIEIDRVNAERIRRSPL